The DNA segment ACTCTCAGAGAAGGCTGATGATGGGTGGGATCCAGGGGCCTGGTGCCAGGGAGGCAGAACATCACCCCCACCCAAGATCCTGTGGTCACTCCATTGGCTGCAAGGCACCCATATGAAGTCAGCCTggcagcccaggagctggcTCTCCCTCTGGGAAGGGGGCTGTGCTGACAGAAACCACCCCTGAGCAGCCAGGGGGTTCTCACTGGCAGCTGTGACCTGTCAACAGCACTTCTAATGCTTCCCATTTGACTCTTCCCTTTGAAAAACAACAGAacttcccaggcagcagcagagttcTGCTTCCCTACCTTTGTCCTCAGAGATGACCTGCACGAGCTCGTAATCTTCAACTGCATCAGGCTCGAGGTTGTGCTTCAGCAAGGCTCGCTGGGTGACATCAGGGATTCTGTCTTGGTTGGTTATCTGGAAAGACAAGGTGCAATGAGAGATTCTCCTCATTCACTCTCGTGATGTAACAGTTAGCAAAAACCTGACTGCTTCTTCTTGGAAGAGATGTCAGAGAACTGAAAAAACAGGTCAGTAACAAAGGGGCAGGTGCTGACAGATACTAAACAATGTTTTTGACATTTGGAGCTGGTGGCTTTTTGGTTCCAGCTGACACAGGTACAGTACTAGTAGAGTATAGTACTACTGGGAGCAGCAGATCCCAGTGTCTGCTCCCTCTGAGAGACCCCCCCTCTCACCAGCCATAAAAGTCCCTATGAAGAGCtaccccagctgctgctcctgtgccaagGCTCCCTTGGACATCCTGCAAAGCTTTCTGGCCTTGTAGCTGGGTTTGCTGTGTGCTGAGGAACTGCATCTGGAGCAGAAACAGCtcctccagagcctcctgcagtCTCACCAGCAGCCAAATGCATCAGGCCCTCAGGGAACAACTTGCTGGACTTGGAGAAGTGAGACCATTAAAATCAAGAACTGAAGATGCTGAGAACTACCCAGCTTTTGTTTCCCcccagctgagctgagccaCATCACCCATGGTCCAGCACCAGGGGCACTACTGGGATGTGTCTGTGGAATAAGCAGAGAGGGAAATGCCTGAattctggggctgctggtctgGCGAGAGGAGGGAGATTATCCCTTCTTCACCGGGAGAAGCTGTGGAATTAAGGGGCATGTCAGCTCCCCCCTCTGCATCTCCCTGCTTCCAGAAACCAGCTCCTGGGgaaagctgctgcagggaaaaTGCACCATCATATGTCAAACCCTCAGTGTGCTCACAGTGCTTCACCTGGAGCTTTTTGCTAAAACACAAACTCCCATTTCCAGACCAGAAACTTCCCTAAAGCTGTTTCAAAACATCTCATTCCTACCAGGCTCCATTCCGCGAAGGCACCACGTGCCGTTTTCCCTTTCCAGCCAGGTTTGACGAGCCAGCTCAGCCAAGGGGTGCTCTCAAAAGGCAGTGATGGGCTCAGTCTCCCCCCATGGCCACagctgcccagcccagagccgTGGCACTCACCAGGATGCTCTTGTAGACGCTGGCATGGAGCCCATCCATGCTGACCCGGATGATGCACGAGCCCTCGCTCTGCCGGTTGTACACGGGCAGCACCCTGGGGCCACTGCTCTGCAGCGAGCCCGAGTCCCTGCAGGGCACGGGGCCACTGTCCAAGCCTGAGCCAGTGTCACAGATGGAGCCCTTGCTGGAGCCAGAGCCCTTGTCGGAGCTGATGGAGCCCTTGTCGGAGTCGTAGCCCTTGTCAGAGCCCACGGAGCTCTTGTCGTCGGTGGAGGCCAGCAGGAATGAGGGTAGAGATGACACCCCTGAGGAAGGCGTGCTCAGGGAGGAGTCAGGAGAACAGGAGGATAAGGAGTAGCCAGAGATCTGCACGACAGAAAGGAAAGTGCTGTCACAAAGGGGGCATTTGGTGTGTCAGGCTGTGTCACTGTGCCAGAGGAACAAAGCAGAAGGCACAGACAAAACCTCAGTTACCCACTCTCTGCCCAGCCCACTGGCAGGGGGATTCCATGCCTCCTGAACTGACCACTGAACTTCACTTGATTGATTACAGCGTTTTAATGACAGTttgtgtcctgctggggatgctctAGCCTCGCAGTAAGAGCAGCccaggaggtggcagcagaTCCAAGGAACAGCACgaggctgcaggcagccagccaggaaCTGGGACcggctgggaaggagcagagggtgtcacaggcactgctgctccaggtgaGAGCCTTTACACAAGTGGAAATACACACACCCCTCCTCTCTGCCACTCTCCTTGAAACTGcccccttccttcccctgctcaGCGTTTgcctttctctccctttcccttgcTCAAAACCTTCCTGACAAGGACAAACCCACTGTAAGGGACAACACAGAACATTGTGCAAGAGCCCCGACTGGATTACTTCTATTTTTACACATTTCTCTCTCCATTTCAGTAAAACCGATGCTTTAGTCAAGACCAAGAGCTTTGGGCAAGTGTCTTGGGCCTGCCTGCAGCATGCAGAGGCCTCAGCTGTACCTTTTTCAGAGGGTCCTCAGGACTAGAGACGGGAGTCACACACACATCCTCAGTTTCAGAGTGATTAAATTCACACGATGAAACACTGGCTGAATCCGTGCTTTCCCCGGAGCTCCCTCCTACAGGAGAGCTCTTCGGGGGTTGTTCTTTGGGTGGGGTGAACACATCAGTGCCCAGAAAAAGTCTGGtatagaaagaaagaaagcataAAAGCCAGTAAGTGAGAGCTGGGCTGAGCAAAGCTGCCCCTTGGTGCAGAATCTTACATTCTGGagttttttcctctctggagTGGCCTTTGCCATTTCCTCTGTGGTGTTTATACAGTTTGTCCAGAGGCTTTGTCACAGGCTAACACAACACCTTCCTGACCCAGAGTGCCCACAGCTGCAAGGCCACAACCAGCTCATGCCCCACTAGAACAACACTCCCCTTCCATCTCTTCACATTTTCAGGCTCATTTAACAGAAAAAAGGGCTACAAAGGGCAAATTCACCCCACTGCCAATTTCTCTCTTAGGGTGTCACAGGTACCAGGTTCTCTCTAGAAGGCTGGAGATGCACACAATAAGGAGATCATAAAGTGTAAATTAAATGCTCCCCCTCTCCAAGACTCATTCCTAAATGCAGGTCAAGTGACTTGAAAGGAGTGTCAAAGGAAACAAGCTGGTCTGACCCACcaagaggagcagggagcatcAGGGTGCAGTTATTGATTTAATGCAGCTTAGAGAGGTGTCACTGACTGCTTTTCTACAGTATGCATTTGCAAAACACATTCAAAGGGCAGATCTGCACTTTGCACTGCCAACCTCTTGTTTCCCATGTCCAGCTGCATGGCCCTGTCCTGTTTGAATCTTTGTTTTATTACACCAAATTGGACCACGTccccatgatttttttttccttctccagctggtTGTTTCCACTATCAAATGCCTTTTTGCTAACCTTAATTTTCATATCAAAATCCTGCAAGAAATTTTTGCATGACTATAGCAATTCAGACTAATAACAGACCAGACTTTATCCTCCTTTACTCTGTTCTCCTGCTGCATTCAGTGAAGTTATTACACAACAGGTACTGAATTATAATCCATCACTAAAATGGTTCCTTTTTTTTGACACCATAGGAAGGATTCTTTATTCTAGTCTCTTCTACCTTTAATAATCCTCATGACTGTTCTAGCAACCCAAAGGGACAGCTTCAGCCACAAGGCTGCATTTCTCCTTAAAGCAATGCAGGGTTGTGGATCCCAGCCAGGTTCTGCAGCTGATTAAATGAGCACTGCTTGAGTCATCCAGGTCCCtattcccaccccaaaacccctctgcCTCATCATACTCACGTGCTGATCCTCTTCACCatgcttttctgggattttggagacAGGATGTTGGTATCAGCAGCTGCTTCAGCCTCACGTGAGAGTTTGTAACTGCAGGGCAGAGGCCAGCAGTGAATATTTACAGACGATGTCATTTAGTTGTACAGTGTCATTTAGCTGTACATCTCACAGCAGCAACATTCAAGAAATCCCAGAGTCCTTCAGTTGTTCTCACCTCACAGAAGGCTGCAGCACCACAAAGGGGAACACTGCTCTGCCTGCATTTTACCAGGGCCAAGGGGATATTTCTCCTCCTTATAGTAGGTTTTAAAACTCCAGTGTTTGCatgtccctgtcctgccctgcccaggtgtgtgggGGGTGAGGACAGAGGTTTGCCAGCTGCTCTGAGGACCCACCTCTCCTCCTCTGTTAAGTGCCGCTGTCTCCTGAACCACCGGATGAATTTTTGGTCTGGTATCAGGCAATAGCTGTTGCATGAAGACTGCAGGAGCTTGATCTGGGCAATGACTTCAAATTcctaagaaaataaacaaacacataGAAAGTCTAATTAGATAACAAGATTATAGTCATTCATACAACGAGGGATCCAGGACAAACTTAGTTACTCAACTGACACTGAACTTCACATCAAGCTATTTCAAGAACCACTTTTCTAACAATAAaggtgggattttttcccctaggAACCATCATGTGCACTCCCACTTGCTCCAGAGGAATGTAAAATGCTACCCTTAAGGCATGTGACCAGAGTGTAACTGCACTTGTACACACACTGCCAGAATAACCCTGGATTGTTTAGGGCAGGTTACTGAGCAGTTCACAGGAGGAAATGGCTCCATCTCAGCCAAGTCCAGGTCTGCTTTCAAGCCCCAGGATGGAGATTTGGCCTGACTTCGTTCAGCCCAAGGTAACCCCAGCACCTTTACtcctacaggatttatttatcTCTGACCAACAAGGATCAGGTCAAAAGGAGAGACTGACAGCATTTATTTCTTAGTCCTCTGTACCTGGTTtgctctctgcagcctttcACCTACAAAGGGTTTCCTGCAGAAGGAAGGTATTTACTAACTGTGTGTTCTGGAAAGCAAAGGTCTCCTGCCACTAGGTCTGGTTCAGCTGCTAAAGACAAATGCCCTTGCCCAGAGGgtatgaaaaaaacaaacatcacAGAACATCCAACTCACCCTTCGTCTCTTCTCAAAATTGATCAGGCCACCCTGTtggaaggaaagagaagggatCAGACAAGAGCCAGATTGTACCTTGAGATAAATGCACAAGAGTTCACACAAGTTCTAGTTAATAACACTGCATATTGCTTCCCTTTTCTTTTGgtaaacagattttaaaagctgcagaaggagagaTACAGGAACAAGTAAACTCAGTTGGGAAGGCAGGGAGGGTATTTAGAGTTCCAAAAAATTGCCCCAAGTTACCTCAACATAGTCCTGAAGGGCTGTGTCAAGCATGATGAGATCAGTCAGGAAGGTGCCAAGGTAAGGGACCGTGCCTTGCATCACTCCCTGCAAgtgagcagagcagtgctggattAATGGACTGAAAAATGAGAATAATTAGAATTCCAGAACACTCCTGTGTAAGAAAATGGAATTAAGGTAATCTGTTTAACCAAGCATCAATCCTATAATTATGTTTTCTTTCGTTACATCATTTTCATTAGATAATCTAGAATTTAAATCCAATTCCAATGAGACCAGGATGCTCTCACAGGTATTACCCAGTGGTTTTGCATTACAGTATTGCCATCACTGATTCCCAACAGTGGGTCCCCAGGAAACCCTGCCTTTGGGAGAAGCAGTGAGGACCAGGGACAGGGTCCCTCTGTCACCTGcaagaggaggagcaggggaatGGTCCTGGCCAGCCTTGTGAGCAGCTTCTGCTTCATCCCTGTGGATTTTTACTTAGAGATATGTGATTATACCTTGTGATAGTGAAGTCAAATCAAGCcaccatttttttctctccaagaGTGACCATCTTCCCCAGCCATCCACTGCATTTTAATGCTAATTAGTCACACTTTAAACTTCTAGACTGCCAGCACTTGCACAGTTCAGGCTGGCTCTACACTTGCAAAGGAAACACTTGTTTCTACCATCCAGAAGtatctgtattttttccagTCAACTACACAGACAAAAATCATATTCAGCACTTTTGCCTTGCTATTCCAGATTTCTTTCCCCCTGTCCTTTTAAATCTTTGCCAGCTTTAAGACAAAAACCATTTTCACCAGCAGACTGGAAACCAGACACATTTTACAAAGCAATCTCTGTAGAAGCCTGTGCAATTTTCAAGCTGGTATGTCAGAAGCTTCATCAGCATGTTTGAAAGTAAATGAGACTTCTGCTCTGCCAGAGCTAATTCTCTTTATCACAAGAACTCCAGGATTTACAGCAGCACATATTTTACTACTGGAAATTGTGTTTCTCTCTAAAATGTAGCAAGAGTAGATAATGGAACTCTTTCTTGTAGACCGAAAAAGAGAGCTGGAAGTGATGACCCCATGTTTGTATCCATCAATCCCTCCTGCCCACTCACTCTGGTGAAGACCTTTCTAGATTTTGCCTCTTATAGAGCTGACCAATTAGGGTTAATCATGTTACCAGTTAAAAGGGAGGAAAACTCCCAAACACACCTTGTTTTTTTGAAGTTGCAGTCGCTTCTGTgactttttctgattttctttctcactgcTGTCCAGATTCGCAAATTTGGATGTTGCTTCCTGTGAGGCAACAAAGAATTAAAGGCAGTTAATAAAGGATCCAAGTGGTAAACTGAAAACTGCATGCATGCAAAATAAGTACATTTAGCCAGACAAGGTAAGCCAGCAAGAAATATTTGCTGTGCAGACACACGTGTGTCTACATATTGTTGATTTCCTGGGACTCGGATGCTGACTGGGAATTTCAGACAAAAATCACCCAAGATGACTGTGAGGGAATCTTTCTGCACAATGGCTTTGGCTAAAGCCAAGAGCTGCTGAAGATCTCTTGGGAGTTTAAATCAGAGAATCTCAAACATGCTTCAGGTGTCCAGATGCTCTATCCTAACACTCCTGACATCAGGATTTCTGGTTAATTCCCTCATCAGGCCTGCTAAAAGTAAACATCTCCATCTTACGTAATGCTTGTTGTTTTCCTTATGCTGCAACACCAACATCCAGCCTCTGTGGCTTACTGACTAATCCAAACTCTTGCAGGAAATTAAAGGAATGGGTTTCcatccccacagctccagctttcCTATGAATGGATGAGGTATTTCACCATAGTTCTTTAAACCTTTATTTCCCTGGATGCACAAGGGATGTTGGAGCTATGTGTTTCTAACAGTGGTTGAGTAGATGTTTCACAAATCATAATCAATGTCTGTTCAGGAGGAGAGAGCACTGCTCCCTCTCCATGCCACCCATCTGTTTCCAATGGCATTTTGTTTGCTCCACACTTGGATTTGCAGGATGGACTGGCAAGGTCCAACATGGCTTCCCTTACAGCAGCTATTTATAGCAAAGGAAAACTAAGCCTTTGAGGATTCAGTGGACATTAATCCTCCAAATGGTCCAAGATGAAAAGGATGGGAGAGGTTCTAGCtattctgagggatttttctcctctcactgcttccaaaatgttttccaaatCTGCTTAGGGCAGCTGGAGGGTGATTTACTGAGAGCCAGAGGTCTGCACTCAGTCTGAGTTGTTTTGTCTTTTAATATTTAGTTAAATAGGCTGTTCTGAACACACATTTTCCTTCTATGTTTATTATGGTCTCACCTGCTTTAAAAATTACGTACAGATGTTGATAAATGGATGGTAAACAAAACAGACTGACAGGTGTGAATGCGTTCACCCACCATTCCTGAGCAAAACAGTGTTTCAGATCCCAAGGCAAAGGGCTGAGGGGCAAATGCCAGACTGGCTGGACAGAACTGCCAAAGAATGAACTGCTTAGTGACTTTATAGGAACTTTTTTAAGtagatggaaaaaaacctgccTTAGTTTTTGCAGAACAGCCCTTCCCTGCCATTCTTCCTCACCCCTTTCAGGCTCCTGAGCTTACTGGGGTTCACCCAGGAGAGTGCACAAGTCAAACTGCTCCACACAGAGCCTGCTTTGTTGTCCATCTGGCCACCCACAGAGGAGGAAGCCTGTTCCTTCAgaattcccagccctgctttctAGTTCTAAGAAAGGTACAGGATATTGGGATAAACATCTTGGACTGATTCCTCAGCTGAAGGTGTGGCATTGCTCCAGTGACCTCATGGGCCAAGGGGCTGCCAGACCTGCTGTCCACCCAGATCATGCTGCCAAAGCCTGCTGGTTGTGGCTATCCAGGCTAAAGCTACTGATTCTTCCAGAACAAGGAAATCAACTCTCAGCCCAGCAAGAAGTTCAGGTTTTACAGCCTGCTCTTCCCTAAAGCACCACAAAAGGTCCTTGAGGAAGAGATGAGCTTTGGCAGCTGGTTTCAAAAAGGGTTAAACCTCATATTTCATTGAGATCACAAGTTTTGAACTCACACCAGTTCTCACCTTCATCAGCAGCTCCCTACTTGTCAGGTAATTGTCATGATCTGAGAAGATCTCTGATAGCTCTTCATACATCAGCAGGATGTCtctgcacaggaaaaaataatatcaTTTATGTCCTTAGTAAGCACTCTAAAATCCAATcaagtttctgtttctttctcatCAGTCATTAACAGTTCCACTTATAAAAGACAACAGCACCAAAATACACCCAGTGAGAGCTGCACATCTCCTGGCAGCCTTTACTTCCAGTAAAACTGGGCCTCATCTGAGAGCAAAGAAACACCatcagcagcccctgggcagggTTTTGAACTGTCAGTGTGAGAATGGGTCAGGGGAtacaaaggaacagaaaaaccCAAGTTCTTGATTTTTGCCCTATTCCATGCATTCTGGAAAGCTGGAAGCATTTAAGTGTAGGAGTAGTTTTTTGCCCAACACTATAAACACAAGATAGGCAATATTTTGACCAGAAacacagggcagcagaagggaaatCCCACCTCTGTGGAGAGGAAATACAGAAGAATACTGCCTAGTAGAGTGATACTTTAATTTATCAAAGGCAAAGAAATCTGCTTTCCCCAAATTGAATGAGAGAACATCATCTTTTCTATACATCAGCTTCTGACATCTGTGGGGCAGGCAGTAATTATTATTAACACAATAAAGTGTTCCTCTGGAAGAAGTATTATCTTCAACACTGGATTTTGTAATTTGGGAATATATTTTATGTAAATATCAGCACCAGGAGAAGACTTGGGAGGATTTGTAGCAAGCTGGATCTCCTCACACTTCATGGGAGAGAAGACAACAAGCAGAGATCGTGGTGACCTGGGAGTGGTGAGCCTGAGCTGGCTGAGAAGTCAGTGCCATAAAGACAATGGAAAGTGGAAGACCCAATATGCTAAAAAGGACAGAATCCAGTATCCCCAAGGGCAGACTGTGCCCTCAGGAGGAAAGAGGAGCTCACAGGAGGGGTCTGAGCCTCCCAGGAATGGGAGGTTCTTCTGACAGGATCCATGTCAGTGAAGgaacagagcaggaagagtGAGGAGAGGATGGAAAGAAGAGCACTGAGGCCTGTGGCCCTTGGGAACTGAGGGAGAGGCTTACTTGGAAACACACATCCAGGTGGTCTTCAGCCGATAGATGGAGTTGGACTGCAGAGCTGAAATGATGGCCCTCAAGGAGGAGAAGTTCTTCAGGATCCTGCATTCCTGTGAAAGGAGGGgttggaaacaggagcattagATGTCAGCACCACACAGACCTCAGTGCTCCTATCTCTGAGCCCTGTCATGCCTGCTACACATTctcactgctgagcagcagctgtgcaaaTACTGAGCATCAAAAATATCACTCCCCATTCCAGCCACCAAACACTTCACAAGCTTTGGCATTTAGAGCTTGTTTTCCTCACTTTCATGTATTTGTGGTGTCACAGCTTCCAGTTCTCcaagtaaaaataaaagcagaactgAGTTCATGAAGCCATGGTGAAAGGCACAAAGGTTATACTTCTTAAAAAGCTCTTTATAGTTACCAACCCCTTTTCCCCCTTAGGGAGAAAACCAGGCTTTGCCTCTTTATATGTGGTATTTAAAATGTAAACCCTCAATCATCTCAGtgtcaattaaaaataaagacatgCAAAGGAATAACCTGTTATTCAAGTATTGCACATTGTTAAAGAGAAAAACCTTCCCAGCTTTTCCAGAGTTGGGATCAAATCTGAACAGAAAGACTGGGTCATGGACGTTTCttgtgcagctgctctgtggcaaAAGCTTGGGTGGAAAAGGATAATGAAAAACTCAAAAAAGTAGCACAGATTCCTCATAAAGTGGAGAGAATAAAGAGGGAAAGTCTGGTCTGTGACTCCTAGAAATCTGTTGGTGGCTCAAGAACAAGAGCTTGGCTACCACAGACTTCAGCACAGGTGTCTGTACATGCAAATCCAGCAGACAAAACACCTGCCAATTTGACTGCTGCATGGAGAAAAGAATGAATTCAAACTCCAATTCTGCTTATCAACATTTTTATGAATCTGATTCTTACCCTAATAATGTTTACTATTAAATAAGTGAAAACAGACATGATTTATTTCCTTCATAGGACTGAACAAATGTAAAGCAGCCTCAGCATAAGCAAAAGTCAGACCCTAATATATCAGCATCTGTGTTCATGAGCTGCATTAGAAGTGACTGATCAGCTAAGGAGAGCACAAGCTCTGCCAGTTACTGACCCACAGAAAACTGTGCTAACTAGGAGACTCCATTTATCCAAGTGTGGCTTAAGCAGAGAGCCTGGGCTGACAGCACCTGAAACAGGTGGACACTTGAGTCAGATAAACACCAGGATCATGGGGCAGGACTCACTAGAACTGAAAGCTGGTTTTGCATGGCTTTGGGGCCTGAAAAAAGCCACATAACAGCTCTTCTCCAGAGAGTGACATGTTAAAGAATGAGACCTTTCTTTTTGTTCAACCTGAAATTTAGGCTGTGGAGAACACGAATTTAGAGGCACAAATTAtcagcttttcttccttcttcccagTACA comes from the Passer domesticus isolate bPasDom1 chromosome 7, bPasDom1.hap1, whole genome shotgun sequence genome and includes:
- the RGL1 gene encoding ral guanine nucleotide dissociation stimulator-like 1 isoform X3, whose product is MLETTFQDGGEEVEDGAVYNVTLKKVQIQQAANKGARWLGGEGDQLPPEHTVRQYETSKIRAIKAGTLEKLVENLLTAFGDADFSYISIFLATYRAFASPRAVLELLLDRFGNLETSSHGEVANLNSLESEMVLRAEIASVLRAWLDQCSEDFREPPDYMCLLKLLDYLKNNMPNSDMESRVQNLLKQFQNQEVEAVDGFCSTSSSDLVDGEDLEISNPEEFSSFQDHVVAEQLTYMDVMLFRRVVPYHCLGSIWSQRDKKENKNLAPTVRATITQFNAVTKCVISTILGTRELKIQQRAKIIEKWIHIAHECRILKNFSSLRAIISALQSNSIYRLKTTWMCVSKDILLMYEELSEIFSDHDNYLTSRELLMKEATSKFANLDSSEKENQKKSQKRLQLQKNKGVMQGTVPYLGTFLTDLIMLDTALQDYVEGGLINFEKRRREFEVIAQIKLLQSSCNSYCLIPDQKFIRWFRRQRHLTEEESYKLSREAEAAADTNILSPKSQKSMVKRISTLFLGTDVFTPPKEQPPKSSPVGGSSGESTDSASVSSCEFNHSETEDVCVTPVSSPEDPLKKISGYSLSSCSPDSSLSTPSSGVSSLPSFLLASTDDKSSVGSDKGYDSDKGSISSDKGSGSSKGSICDTGSGLDSGPVPCRDSGSLQSSGPRVLPVYNRQSEGSCIIRVSMDGLHASVYKSILITNQDRIPDVTQRALLKHNLEPDAVEDYELVQVISEDKELVFPRDANVFYGMNSHVNFDFILRKKAELLG
- the RGL1 gene encoding ral guanine nucleotide dissociation stimulator-like 1 isoform X2, producing MKLLWRAKMTTFQDGGEEVEDGAVYNVTLKKVQIQQAANKGARWLGGEGDQLPPEHTVRQYETSKIRAIKAGTLEKLVENLLTAFGDADFSYISIFLATYRAFASPRAVLELLLDRFGNLETSSHGEVANLNSLESEMVLRAEIASVLRAWLDQCSEDFREPPDYMCLLKLLDYLKNNMPNSDMESRVQNLLKQFQNQEVEAVDGFCSTSSSDLVDGEDLEISNPEEFSSFQDHVVAEQLTYMDVMLFRRVVPYHCLGSIWSQRDKKENKNLAPTVRATITQFNAVTKCVISTILGTRELKIQQRAKIIEKWIHIAHECRILKNFSSLRAIISALQSNSIYRLKTTWMCVSKDILLMYEELSEIFSDHDNYLTSRELLMKEATSKFANLDSSEKENQKKSQKRLQLQKNKGVMQGTVPYLGTFLTDLIMLDTALQDYVEGGLINFEKRRREFEVIAQIKLLQSSCNSYCLIPDQKFIRWFRRQRHLTEEESYKLSREAEAAADTNILSPKSQKSMVKRISTLFLGTDVFTPPKEQPPKSSPVGGSSGESTDSASVSSCEFNHSETEDVCVTPVSSPEDPLKKISGYSLSSCSPDSSLSTPSSGVSSLPSFLLASTDDKSSVGSDKGYDSDKGSISSDKGSGSSKGSICDTGSGLDSGPVPCRDSGSLQSSGPRVLPVYNRQSEGSCIIRVSMDGLHASVYKSILITNQDRIPDVTQRALLKHNLEPDAVEDYELVQVISEDKELVFPRDANVFYGMNSHVNFDFILRKKAELLG
- the RGL1 gene encoding ral guanine nucleotide dissociation stimulator-like 1 isoform X5 — protein: MVLRAEIASVLRAWLDQCSEDFREPPDYMCLLKLLDYLKNNMPNSDMESRVQNLLKQFQNQEVEAVDGFCSTSSSDLVDGEDLEISNPEEFSSFQDHVVAEQLTYMDVMLFRRVVPYHCLGSIWSQRDKKENKNLAPTVRATITQFNAVTKCVISTILGTRELKIQQRAKIIEKWIHIAHECRILKNFSSLRAIISALQSNSIYRLKTTWMCVSKDILLMYEELSEIFSDHDNYLTSRELLMKEATSKFANLDSSEKENQKKSQKRLQLQKNKGVMQGTVPYLGTFLTDLIMLDTALQDYVEGGLINFEKRRREFEVIAQIKLLQSSCNSYCLIPDQKFIRWFRRQRHLTEEESYKLSREAEAAADTNILSPKSQKSMVKRISTLFLGTDVFTPPKEQPPKSSPVGGSSGESTDSASVSSCEFNHSETEDVCVTPVSSPEDPLKKISGYSLSSCSPDSSLSTPSSGVSSLPSFLLASTDDKSSVGSDKGYDSDKGSISSDKGSGSSKGSICDTGSGLDSGPVPCRDSGSLQSSGPRVLPVYNRQSEGSCIIRVSMDGLHASVYKSILITNQDRIPDVTQRALLKHNLEPDAVEDYELVQVISEDKELVFPRDANVFYGMNSHVNFDFILRKKAELLG
- the RGL1 gene encoding ral guanine nucleotide dissociation stimulator-like 1 isoform X1 — its product is MELSSAANSAPNSQFCPCRLFSVLAAGHRAFLGCKFCPKFVVLPLQTVGHRAFLGWKFCPKFPVLPHGEGDQLPPEHTVRQYETSKIRAIKAGTLEKLVENLLTAFGDADFSYISIFLATYRAFASPRAVLELLLDRFGNLETSSHGEVANLNSLESEMVLRAEIASVLRAWLDQCSEDFREPPDYMCLLKLLDYLKNNMPNSDMESRVQNLLKQFQNQEVEAVDGFCSTSSSDLVDGEDLEISNPEEFSSFQDHVVAEQLTYMDVMLFRRVVPYHCLGSIWSQRDKKENKNLAPTVRATITQFNAVTKCVISTILGTRELKIQQRAKIIEKWIHIAHECRILKNFSSLRAIISALQSNSIYRLKTTWMCVSKDILLMYEELSEIFSDHDNYLTSRELLMKEATSKFANLDSSEKENQKKSQKRLQLQKNKGVMQGTVPYLGTFLTDLIMLDTALQDYVEGGLINFEKRRREFEVIAQIKLLQSSCNSYCLIPDQKFIRWFRRQRHLTEEESYKLSREAEAAADTNILSPKSQKSMVKRISTLFLGTDVFTPPKEQPPKSSPVGGSSGESTDSASVSSCEFNHSETEDVCVTPVSSPEDPLKKISGYSLSSCSPDSSLSTPSSGVSSLPSFLLASTDDKSSVGSDKGYDSDKGSISSDKGSGSSKGSICDTGSGLDSGPVPCRDSGSLQSSGPRVLPVYNRQSEGSCIIRVSMDGLHASVYKSILITNQDRIPDVTQRALLKHNLEPDAVEDYELVQVISEDKELVFPRDANVFYGMNSHVNFDFILRKKAELLG
- the RGL1 gene encoding ral guanine nucleotide dissociation stimulator-like 1 isoform X4, which encodes MCMGEGDQLPPEHTVRQYETSKIRAIKAGTLEKLVENLLTAFGDADFSYISIFLATYRAFASPRAVLELLLDRFGNLETSSHGEVANLNSLESEMVLRAEIASVLRAWLDQCSEDFREPPDYMCLLKLLDYLKNNMPNSDMESRVQNLLKQFQNQEVEAVDGFCSTSSSDLVDGEDLEISNPEEFSSFQDHVVAEQLTYMDVMLFRRVVPYHCLGSIWSQRDKKENKNLAPTVRATITQFNAVTKCVISTILGTRELKIQQRAKIIEKWIHIAHECRILKNFSSLRAIISALQSNSIYRLKTTWMCVSKDILLMYEELSEIFSDHDNYLTSRELLMKEATSKFANLDSSEKENQKKSQKRLQLQKNKGVMQGTVPYLGTFLTDLIMLDTALQDYVEGGLINFEKRRREFEVIAQIKLLQSSCNSYCLIPDQKFIRWFRRQRHLTEEESYKLSREAEAAADTNILSPKSQKSMVKRISTLFLGTDVFTPPKEQPPKSSPVGGSSGESTDSASVSSCEFNHSETEDVCVTPVSSPEDPLKKISGYSLSSCSPDSSLSTPSSGVSSLPSFLLASTDDKSSVGSDKGYDSDKGSISSDKGSGSSKGSICDTGSGLDSGPVPCRDSGSLQSSGPRVLPVYNRQSEGSCIIRVSMDGLHASVYKSILITNQDRIPDVTQRALLKHNLEPDAVEDYELVQVISEDKELVFPRDANVFYGMNSHVNFDFILRKKAELLG